One part of the Amaranthus tricolor cultivar Red isolate AtriRed21 chromosome 16, ASM2621246v1, whole genome shotgun sequence genome encodes these proteins:
- the LOC130802933 gene encoding uncharacterized protein LOC130802933, giving the protein MPIMNRPRVVIEEIRRTRTYRFFWCRNCDRTVRVASNNPSHNSLCPICYQFLWQELHVSRPNSSNSSPSTAQLLDTMAQFINPRESIIPRPVSPHENAVNQVRSSDRITENQTDENTTNSIMPIVRVTSDTFGSDSDSTCPVCKEDFAINEEIRKLNCSHYYHSDCIIPWLRINNTCPVCRYQLPINRSSNDHHDHNNNDLGTDVFRGVNYGRNRYYDDVDYDFRLEDVFNLSWPSWAELLSLLWPFRLSSLLDWSLPD; this is encoded by the coding sequence atgcCTATAATGAACCGTCCTCGAGTCGTGATCGAAGAAATCCGAAGAACACGAACTTACAGATTCTTTTGGTGCCGAAATTGTGATCGGACTGTAAGGGTTGCATCTAATAACCCTTCGCACAATTCATTATGCCCAATTTGTTACCAATTTTTATGGCAAGAACTCCATGTTTCAAGACCTAATTCTTCTAATTCCTCGCCTTCAACCGCTCAATTGTTAGACACTATGGCTCAATTCATCAACCCACGCGAATCGATCATTCCAAGGCCTGTATCACCTCACGAAAATGCAGTAAATCAAGTGCGATCGTCTGATCGAATTACTGAAAATCAGACGGATGAGAATACAACAAACTCAATAATGCCAATAGTCCGCGTAACATCTGATACATTCGGCAGTGATTCAGACTCAACCTGTCCAGTATGTAAAGAAGATTTCGcgataaatgaagaaattaGAAAGTTGAATTGCAGCCATTATTACCATTCAGATTGTATCATACCTTGGTTGCGAATCAATAATACTTGCCCTGTGTGTCGTTATCAGCTCCCAATAAATCGATCTTCAAATGATCATCatgatcataataataatgatttagGAACTGATGTTTTTCGAGGTGTAAATTATGGTCGAAATCGTTattatgatgatgttgattatgattttcgattAGAAGATGTGTTTAATTTGAGTTGGCCGAGTTGGGCTGAGTTATTGTCGTTGTTATGGCCTTTTCGGTTGAGCTCTTTGCTTGATTGGAGCTTGCCAGATTAG
- the LOC130803329 gene encoding uncharacterized protein LOC130803329 produces MFIHRQHTTFEVFLTIVYDVIGCDRNSYELKMEMKYSVTEKNVLFPVMNDESISALAYAASQALRTAIKVCIELVLKLGNAREVMCSMKLPESGPSVRHDTFTEMLTNPSYVNEHIDEFTSPTHLHSQNANEVDSLNQEDEHIDSDPEEDDEKREALDATIRDSAPFQDWLRFDEVDQRLIDARMTYNNDNSMTENGDFRVGQEFNSLDHLKKIVKPCAISNSRNFRVNESEPTKYVIQCINAEEKSCEWRM; encoded by the coding sequence atgtttatccatcgtcaacatacgacttttgaggtgtttcTTACCATAGTGTATGATGTTATTGGTTGTGATCGTAACTCTTATGaattaaaaatggagatgaaatattCTGTGACggaaaaaaatgtgttatttCCAGTTatgaatgatgaaagcataagtgctcttgcttatgcggccTCCCAAGCCCTTCGAACGGCAATAAAGGTGTGTATTGAATTGGTTCTAAAGTTAGGTAATGCGAGAGAAGTCATGTGTAGCATGAAACTTCCAGAATCGggtcctagtgtacgccatgaCACATTTACAGAAATGTTAACTAACCCAAGTTACGTGAATGAGCATATAGATGAATTTACTTCTCCAACTCATTTGCATAGCCAGAATGCCAATGAGGTTGACTCCTTAAATCAGGAGGATGAGCACATTGATTCTGATccagaagaagatgatgaaaaaCGAGAAGCTTTAGATGCAACGATTAGGGATAGTGCTCCATTTCAAGACTGGCTTCGATTcgatgaggttgatcaaagattaatTGATGCACGGATGACCTACAATAATGACAACTCAATGACAGAAAATGGTGACTTTAGGGTAGGGCAAGAGTTTAATTCCTTAGATCACCTTAAGAAGATTGTTAAACCATGCGCAATATCTAACAGTAGAAACTTCCGAGTAAATGAGTCAGAGCCTACTAAGTATGTTATACAATGTATTAATGCAGAGGAAAAAAGCTGTGAATGGAGGATGTGA
- the LOC130802636 gene encoding uncharacterized protein LOC130802636, with protein sequence MTATGAFKIVRYKEHKQDCSGHYSDDHPLLTSDFVADLIVDMIRVDPAFKVKLVVNFVNTKYGFVITYKRAWLAKNKAINKVFGDWDKSFEELPRYLQALMQLNRDTVLFPHAFAIVEGESNETWNFFLDCIRQYVTKRDGLCVISDRHKGILHAMNRVGKGWEEPYAFHRFCKRHLASNV encoded by the exons ATGACCGCCACTGGTGCATTTAAGATTGTGCGTTATAAGGAACATAAACAAGATTGTTCAGGGCATTATAGTGATGATCATCCACTCTTGACTTCTGATTTTGTTGCTGATCTCATCGTAGATATGATAAGAGTAGATCCAGCTTTCAAAGTGAAGttagttgttaattttgttaataCAAAATACGGCTTtgttataacatataagagagcttggttAGCCAAAAATAAGGCAATAAATAAAGTCtttggggattgggataagtcGTTTGAGGAGCTTCCAAGGTACTTGCAGGCGTTAATGCAATTGAATAGAGATACAGTG TTGTTCCCACACGCCTTCGCCATTGTGGAGGGAGAAAGTAATGAGACAtggaatttctttttggatTGTATACGGCAATATGTTACTAAACGAGATGGGTTATGTGTCATATCTGATCGTCACAAGGGAATCTTGCATGCTATGAACAGGGTtggaaaaggttgggaagaGCCATATGCATTCCATCGGTTTTGTAAACGACATCTTGCCTCAAACGTGTAG